In Mariluticola halotolerans, one DNA window encodes the following:
- a CDS encoding CoxG family protein gives MSDKVEFGGRYLLTAPRLAVWAALNDAETLRAAIPGCSKISWTSDTELEAIITVNLGVVKPTFKGDLVLSDIEPAVKYTLAGKGRGGLLGLAHGTANITLDDHADGTLLAFTADGGASGQIMRLGRAIVGASAQKIIDHFFERFGDAMGTSVTPLHED, from the coding sequence GTGAGCGACAAAGTGGAATTTGGTGGACGATACTTGCTGACGGCACCGCGTCTGGCCGTTTGGGCCGCGCTGAACGATGCTGAAACCCTGCGCGCCGCCATTCCCGGTTGCAGTAAAATCTCATGGACATCCGATACCGAACTCGAAGCGATCATTACCGTTAATCTCGGCGTGGTCAAACCCACTTTCAAGGGCGATCTGGTACTCTCCGATATCGAGCCGGCGGTGAAATACACCCTTGCCGGCAAGGGGCGCGGCGGGCTTTTGGGGCTTGCCCATGGCACCGCCAATATTACCCTTGACGACCATGCCGATGGCACCCTTCTGGCCTTCACCGCCGATGGCGGCGCATCGGGGCAGATCATGCGGTTGGGCCGGGCCATTGTCGGCGCCAGTGCGCAAAAGATAATCGATCATTTCTTTGAGCGCTTCGGCGACGCCATGGGCACCAGTGTAACGCCCCTGCACGAAGATTAG
- a CDS encoding BadF/BadG/BcrA/BcrD ATPase family protein — protein sequence MAKYYLGVDGGGTKCRMRLADADLNTLGEAVTSKPSNLQVRDGNAAYEAVNQLIDQVYADAGIDIAEAKNTHACFGMAGARLAASRESFEKRAFPFANLHVYDDIDIARAGAHAGEDGAVLIVGTGSAGLALIDGERFQIGGWGFHIGDAMAGAILGRELIRKSLLAHEGLIPATPLTKAVMARFDNDPNNLMAWSFNNPAARKAVEQSLKPGESPSHNVPARPADYGEFVPLFFEYYEQGDPFALELMEFELSAIDDYVHWFTARGARALAFVGGLGTRLLPLLRKRYDASLIVEAKSEPLHGALILARQLFGDA from the coding sequence GTGGCAAAGTACTATCTAGGTGTGGATGGCGGCGGCACAAAATGCCGTATGCGTTTGGCTGATGCCGACTTGAACACACTTGGCGAGGCGGTCACCAGCAAACCCTCCAACCTGCAGGTGCGCGATGGTAACGCCGCCTACGAGGCCGTGAACCAGCTTATTGATCAGGTCTATGCTGACGCCGGTATCGATATTGCCGAGGCCAAAAACACGCATGCCTGCTTTGGCATGGCAGGCGCGCGCTTGGCCGCCTCGCGGGAGAGTTTTGAAAAACGCGCTTTTCCGTTCGCCAATCTGCACGTTTATGACGATATCGATATCGCCCGCGCCGGGGCACACGCAGGTGAGGACGGCGCGGTGCTGATCGTTGGCACCGGGTCGGCCGGTCTCGCCTTGATTGACGGCGAGCGCTTCCAGATCGGCGGCTGGGGTTTTCACATCGGCGATGCCATGGCCGGCGCCATTCTCGGCCGCGAACTGATCCGCAAAAGCCTCCTGGCGCACGAGGGGCTGATCCCGGCGACGCCGCTGACCAAGGCGGTCATGGCCCGCTTCGATAACGATCCCAACAATCTTATGGCCTGGTCGTTCAATAACCCGGCAGCCCGCAAGGCGGTTGAGCAAAGTCTTAAGCCCGGCGAGAGCCCCAGCCATAATGTGCCGGCGCGTCCTGCCGACTATGGTGAGTTTGTACCGCTGTTTTTTGAGTATTATGAGCAAGGTGACCCGTTCGCGCTCGAACTGATGGAATTCGAACTGAGCGCGATCGACGATTATGTGCACTGGTTTACCGCGCGCGGCGCGCGGGCGCTCGCCTTTGTCGGCGGGCTCGGCACGCGGCTGCTCCCTCTTCTACGCAAACGATATGACGCATCGCTGATTGTTGAGGCCAAATCCGAACCTCTGCACGGTGCACTTATTCTTGCGCGGCAATTATTTGGTGACGCCTGA
- the pgl gene encoding 6-phosphogluconolactonase: MINRHDQSDNTALANALSDAVAADIKAGLGSRDTASIAVSGGSTPALFFRQLAQRTDIDWSKVVITLVDERWVDDSSDRSNARLVKTNLLQGPAAVATFVPLYAGGETPSSETIAETCAMQQQVPHPFDAVILGMGGDGHTASFFPEGDALDQVLREKGPALAIQAPGAGEPRVTLTLPHLLATRSLYLHIEGAAKAQTLDAALSAGPVSEMPVRAVLRQTEKPVNIYWCP, encoded by the coding sequence ATGATTAATCGTCACGATCAAAGCGACAACACGGCTCTCGCCAATGCGCTGTCCGATGCTGTAGCGGCGGATATCAAGGCGGGCCTCGGCTCGCGTGATACAGCCTCGATTGCGGTTTCAGGTGGGTCCACGCCAGCCTTGTTCTTTCGCCAGCTCGCACAGCGCACCGATATAGATTGGTCAAAGGTCGTCATCACCCTTGTTGACGAACGCTGGGTCGATGACAGCTCCGACAGATCCAATGCACGGCTGGTTAAAACCAACCTGTTGCAGGGTCCCGCAGCTGTCGCGACATTTGTGCCCCTTTATGCAGGCGGCGAGACACCTTCATCTGAAACGATTGCCGAAACCTGCGCCATGCAACAGCAAGTGCCGCATCCCTTTGATGCGGTCATTCTCGGCATGGGGGGTGATGGCCATACGGCCTCGTTTTTCCCTGAAGGTGATGCCCTCGATCAGGTGTTGCGTGAAAAAGGGCCTGCTCTTGCCATTCAGGCGCCGGGTGCAGGCGAACCGCGCGTCACACTGACTTTGCCGCATCTTTTAGCCACACGCAGTCTTTACCTTCACATTGAAGGTGCAGCAAAAGCCCAAACCCTCGATGCAGCCCTCAGCGCAGGTCCCGTCAGCGAGATGCCGGTACGCGCCGTTCTGCGCCAGACCGAAAAGCCCGTTAACATTTACTGGTGCCCCTGA
- a CDS encoding DUF6384 family protein, producing MNTTPAKDNTLPLDEVMLAMDVVDTLRHRQDLAVRELDAVSKEKQLIDKLRDIYQQQGIAVPDHILKEGVAALAESRFVYTPPKPGLKRTLAHAYVTRGRWGRMVGSILLAIAVLFAGYQFAYLPLKQASVETARLELAETLPAQMDALYQSIFEETKVQSAVGRAEEMRDRGKIAASEGDRSGAEAAIAALTDLRDTIRADYTLQIVNRENQQSGFWTFPEINTEATNYYIVVEAVDREGNPLELPILNEETGETDVVSTWGVRVPEGIYDSVASDKRDDGIIQRNIVGRKPYGYIEVDYVVPVLGGAVTRW from the coding sequence ATGAATACGACACCGGCTAAAGACAATACGCTGCCTCTTGACGAGGTGATGCTGGCGATGGACGTGGTGGATACGCTGCGGCATCGTCAGGATCTGGCGGTACGTGAGCTTGATGCGGTTTCCAAAGAGAAACAGCTTATCGACAAGCTGCGCGACATCTATCAGCAACAAGGCATTGCCGTTCCCGACCACATCCTCAAAGAGGGCGTGGCGGCGCTGGCGGAAAGCCGCTTTGTCTACACCCCGCCCAAGCCCGGCCTCAAACGCACGCTGGCGCATGCCTATGTTACACGTGGGCGCTGGGGCCGGATGGTTGGCAGCATATTGCTGGCAATTGCGGTTTTGTTTGCCGGCTACCAGTTTGCCTATCTGCCGCTGAAACAGGCAAGTGTGGAAACCGCCCGGCTGGAACTCGCCGAGACCCTGCCCGCGCAAATGGATGCGCTCTACCAGTCCATTTTCGAGGAAACCAAGGTGCAGTCCGCTGTCGGGCGCGCCGAGGAAATGCGTGATCGGGGCAAGATCGCCGCCAGCGAGGGTGACCGTTCCGGGGCAGAGGCGGCCATTGCCGCGCTCACCGATTTGCGCGACACGATCCGGGCCGATTACACATTGCAGATCGTCAATCGCGAAAACCAGCAATCCGGGTTCTGGACCTTCCCCGAGATCAATACCGAGGCGACGAATTACTATATCGTGGTCGAGGCCGTCGACCGGGAGGGCAACCCGCTTGAGCTGCCCATTCTCAATGAAGAGACCGGGGAGACGGATGTGGTGTCCACCTGGGGCGTGCGCGTGCCTGAGGGCATTTATGATTCCGTGGCCAGTGACAAACGGGACGACGGCATTATTCAACGCAATATCGTTGGCCGCAAACCCTATGGCTATATTGAGGTCGATTATGTCGTTCCGGTTCTTGGCGGCGCGGTGACACGGTGGTGA
- a CDS encoding cell surface protein has protein sequence MANELMDKPLQYLDRAVSSIRDMGLWPEVTEEQPITGLLQEITGLDETRVVLIGRTLSQASVFNEVVREQIAAMNIGARYEDITKGFDSIRDDAKGLVDQLDDGKLDLLERASNVWMKVSRGDIADRFDKIRSTYLEVTRDTKDQVDREHKILEAYRDFRGALKQSEVMALEVLQIATAKLQERKDALEAASSAVSGFAGGTPADRARLEMARDERLREMQNEERRYQITKDLSDNLTISYNTSEVIMARLMQTTNAKERVYQQSISFFSTNETVLTALSASFTGMFGLHESTETLNAMKEGMSKSLETLAEIGDKVGEAAVKAGYGPTIRADAVKKLVDSVVNFQEKSQTIITEMRKLSTENSAEIRDAVEDGKRRLARLATEGNALLLEDGNNQV, from the coding sequence ATGGCGAATGAACTTATGGACAAGCCCCTGCAATATCTTGATCGGGCGGTTTCCTCGATCAGGGATATGGGCCTTTGGCCAGAGGTAACCGAAGAACAGCCCATTACCGGCCTGTTGCAGGAGATCACAGGCCTTGATGAGACCCGCGTGGTTTTGATCGGCCGGACGCTCAGTCAGGCTTCCGTTTTCAACGAGGTGGTGCGCGAGCAGATTGCGGCGATGAATATCGGTGCACGCTACGAAGACATCACCAAGGGTTTCGATTCGATTCGCGATGATGCCAAGGGCCTGGTCGACCAGCTGGACGATGGCAAGCTCGACCTTTTGGAGCGCGCGTCCAATGTCTGGATGAAAGTCAGCCGCGGCGACATTGCCGACCGCTTTGACAAAATCCGCAGCACCTATCTGGAAGTGACGCGCGACACCAAGGACCAGGTGGATCGCGAGCACAAAATTCTCGAGGCCTATCGCGATTTCCGGGGGGCGTTGAAGCAGTCCGAAGTCATGGCGCTCGAAGTCTTGCAGATCGCGACGGCCAAATTGCAGGAACGCAAGGATGCCCTGGAGGCCGCCTCGAGCGCTGTCTCCGGCTTTGCCGGCGGCACCCCGGCAGACCGGGCGCGGCTGGAAATGGCGCGCGACGAGCGTTTGCGTGAAATGCAGAACGAGGAACGCCGCTACCAGATCACCAAGGATCTCTCCGACAACCTGACGATTTCCTACAATACTTCGGAAGTCATCATGGCCCGCCTGATGCAGACGACCAATGCCAAGGAGCGGGTCTATCAGCAATCGATTTCGTTCTTTTCGACCAATGAAACCGTGCTGACCGCATTGTCGGCCTCATTCACCGGCATGTTCGGCCTGCACGAATCAACGGAAACGCTGAACGCGATGAAAGAGGGCATGTCGAAATCGCTCGAAACGCTTGCCGAGATTGGCGACAAGGTGGGCGAGGCTGCCGTGAAGGCTGGCTACGGTCCGACCATCCGGGCTGACGCGGTCAAGAAGCTGGTCGATTCCGTGGTGAATTTCCAGGAAAAGTCCCAAACGATCATCACCGAGATGCGCAAGCTCTCCACTGAAAATTCAGCCGAAATCCGCGATGCGGTGGAAGATGGCAAGCGCCGGCTGGCGCGGCTGGCAACGGAGGGCAATGCTCTTCTGCTCGAGGATGGAAACAATCAGGTTTAG
- the cobU gene encoding bifunctional adenosylcobinamide kinase/adenosylcobinamide-phosphate guanylyltransferase — MTDHILILGGARSGKTSFAERLAMRMGHSPVYLATAEALDAEMQARVASHREQREGRFTTIEEPLDLPEAIEAASQTHDVILVDCLTLWISNLLGAERDVTQAVDDLVDALEAIESTRVIMVSNEVGLGIVPDNALARAFRDLTGWSHQRLAGVCHDVYFVAAGLPLVMKGTAPLLD, encoded by the coding sequence ATGACAGATCATATTCTCATTCTTGGTGGCGCCCGCTCGGGCAAAACGTCTTTTGCGGAACGCCTGGCGATGCGCATGGGGCACAGTCCTGTCTACCTGGCGACTGCCGAAGCGCTGGATGCCGAAATGCAGGCCCGCGTTGCCAGCCACAGGGAGCAACGCGAAGGCCGGTTCACCACAATCGAGGAACCGCTCGATCTACCGGAAGCCATTGAGGCGGCCAGCCAGACCCATGACGTTATTCTCGTCGATTGCCTGACTTTATGGATTTCAAATCTGCTGGGTGCGGAACGCGACGTGACGCAGGCGGTTGATGATCTGGTTGATGCGCTTGAGGCGATCGAAAGCACACGCGTGATAATGGTCTCAAACGAAGTAGGGCTGGGCATCGTGCCGGACAATGCCTTGGCGCGGGCCTTTCGCGATCTGACCGGCTGGAGCCATCAGCGCCTGGCCGGCGTTTGCCACGATGTTTATTTTGTCGCCGCCGGCCTGCCTCTGGTCATGAAGGGCACGGCACCCCTTCTGGACTAA
- the cbiB gene encoding adenosylcobinamide-phosphate synthase CbiB: protein MNMLIGLVALIAEPLLGYPALLQRHIGHPVQWMGALIDLFDRHMNDDAAAAKTRRRAGIIMLAVLCAITVLLTLAISLLLHRLPFGWVIEALLGSVFLAHRQLAQAVSAVAYGLEGSLLRGREAVSHIVGRDTKALDEAEVARAAIETLAENASDGVIAPLFWLLIFGLPGIAVYKAINTADSMVGHLNARYADFGWASAKTDDVVNWVPARLTAMLFCLAAIITPGASARAALKAVLHDAGKHKSPNAGWPEAAMAGALHFELGGPRTYGGEVLNLPSMGSGRRHLGPNDIRKSITLYAIALMITFVIVAGLYFSII, encoded by the coding sequence ATGAACATGCTGATCGGGCTGGTCGCTCTCATCGCCGAGCCGCTCCTTGGTTATCCGGCCCTGCTGCAGCGCCATATCGGCCATCCAGTACAATGGATGGGCGCGCTGATTGACCTGTTTGACAGGCATATGAATGATGACGCTGCGGCGGCGAAAACCCGGCGCCGGGCAGGGATCATCATGCTGGCCGTCCTCTGTGCCATAACCGTGCTGCTCACCCTCGCCATAAGCCTGCTGCTACATCGCTTGCCCTTTGGCTGGGTCATCGAAGCGCTGCTGGGATCTGTGTTTCTGGCGCACAGGCAATTGGCCCAGGCCGTCAGTGCTGTTGCCTATGGGCTTGAGGGGTCGCTCCTGCGCGGCCGCGAGGCGGTAAGCCACATTGTGGGGCGCGATACCAAAGCGCTTGATGAAGCTGAAGTCGCGCGCGCCGCTATTGAAACCCTCGCCGAGAATGCTTCCGACGGGGTGATCGCGCCCTTGTTCTGGCTGCTGATTTTTGGCCTGCCCGGTATCGCCGTTTACAAGGCGATCAACACCGCCGATTCCATGGTGGGGCATCTTAATGCCCGCTATGCCGATTTTGGCTGGGCCAGTGCAAAAACTGATGACGTGGTCAATTGGGTGCCGGCGCGCCTCACCGCCATGCTGTTCTGTCTTGCCGCCATTATCACACCCGGTGCCTCGGCGCGAGCGGCGCTGAAAGCGGTTTTGCATGATGCAGGCAAGCACAAGTCGCCCAATGCCGGCTGGCCGGAGGCGGCCATGGCCGGCGCCTTGCATTTCGAGCTGGGCGGCCCACGCACCTATGGCGGGGAAGTGCTTAACCTGCCCTCCATGGGGTCAGGACGCCGTCATCTCGGGCCGAACGATATCCGCAAGTCCATCACGCTTTATGCCATAGCGCTGATGATCACATTCGTTATTGTCGCGGGCTTGTATTTTTCAATTATCTAA
- a CDS encoding cobyric acid synthase, whose translation MSTRALMIMGTGSDVGKSMVVAGLCRAFANRGIKVAPFKPQNMSNNAAVTADGGEIGRAQALQARAAGRAPVTAMNPVLLKPEQETGAQVIVRGQRVASMSARDYFATRARFMPDVLAAFNELADTADLIIVEGAGSASEVNLRHNDLANFGFARAANVPVVLCGDIQRGGVIAAIIGTLAVIDPDDADLVVASLINKFQGDPALFETGRQFIAEKTGRVCLGPLPFFADAAKLPAEDVLALDDNLRSGEGDFLIAVPRLARIANFDDLDPLRAEPGVRVELIQPGNPLPRNANLIILPGSKSTRADMEQVRHEGWDIDILAHVRAGGAVLGICGGYQMLGRTIADPDGVEGAPGITAGLGLLDIATILAPQKQLRIEHATETRSGAALSGYHMHMGVSTGADALRPFSHVGGKPEGALSENGHIMGTYLHGLFAADGFRKTFLERLGARADADLNYESSIDAVLDALAAHIETHLDLDQVLALAGPVGGLSA comes from the coding sequence ATGAGCACCCGCGCCCTCATGATCATGGGCACCGGGTCCGATGTCGGTAAATCGATGGTGGTGGCGGGTCTTTGCCGCGCCTTCGCCAATCGTGGCATCAAGGTCGCACCATTCAAGCCACAGAACATGTCCAATAATGCTGCCGTTACCGCCGATGGCGGCGAGATCGGTCGGGCCCAGGCGCTGCAGGCGCGTGCTGCCGGGCGGGCGCCAGTGACGGCGATGAACCCGGTCCTGCTGAAACCCGAGCAGGAGACCGGCGCGCAGGTCATCGTCCGCGGTCAGCGGGTTGCCTCAATGAGCGCCCGCGATTATTTCGCCACCCGCGCCCGTTTTATGCCCGATGTGCTCGCAGCGTTCAACGAACTGGCCGACACGGCCGACCTGATTATCGTCGAGGGGGCAGGCAGCGCCTCCGAAGTTAATCTGCGCCACAATGATCTGGCCAATTTCGGCTTTGCCCGTGCTGCGAATGTGCCGGTAGTCCTTTGCGGTGATATCCAGCGCGGCGGCGTCATCGCCGCAATCATCGGCACCTTGGCGGTGATCGATCCCGACGATGCCGACCTAGTGGTCGCTTCCCTGATCAATAAATTCCAGGGGGATCCCGCCTTGTTTGAAACCGGGCGGCAGTTCATTGCGGAAAAGACCGGACGCGTCTGCCTCGGACCATTACCATTTTTCGCCGATGCGGCCAAATTGCCGGCTGAAGATGTGCTGGCGCTCGACGATAATCTACGCAGTGGCGAGGGTGACTTTCTCATTGCGGTGCCCCGGCTGGCCCGTATTGCCAATTTTGATGATCTGGATCCGCTGCGCGCAGAGCCGGGTGTGCGTGTGGAGCTTATCCAACCCGGCAACCCATTGCCGCGCAATGCCAACCTGATCATCCTGCCGGGCTCAAAATCCACCCGCGCCGATATGGAACAGGTCCGTCACGAAGGCTGGGATATTGATATTCTCGCCCATGTCCGCGCCGGTGGGGCCGTACTCGGAATTTGCGGCGGTTATCAGATGCTGGGCCGCACAATAGCCGATCCAGATGGTGTCGAAGGCGCACCGGGAATCACTGCAGGCCTCGGTCTGCTCGATATCGCAACCATACTGGCGCCGCAAAAACAATTGCGGATCGAGCACGCGACGGAAACCCGTTCCGGCGCCGCTCTAAGCGGCTATCACATGCATATGGGCGTCAGCACCGGTGCAGACGCCTTGCGCCCGTTCTCCCATGTTGGCGGCAAACCTGAAGGGGCGCTTTCTGAAAATGGGCACATCATGGGCACTTACCTGCATGGGCTGTTCGCCGCCGACGGGTTTCGCAAAACCTTTCTGGAACGGTTGGGGGCCAGGGCGGATGCTGACCTGAATTACGAAAGCAGTATTGATGCCGTCCTTGATGCTCTTGCCGCGCATATCGAGACCCATCTCGATCTTGATCAAGTGCTGGCGCTTGCCGGTCCTGTCGGCGGGCTGAGCGCATGA
- the edd gene encoding phosphogluconate dehydratase produces MSVHKTIQAVTDRIAARSELTRRAYLDRIDHQKSQGVHRGTLSCGNLAHGFAACAPADKAQLAGNKALNLGIVTSYNDMLSAHQPYATYPDLIKAAVREIGSTAQVAGGVPAMCDGVTQGQPGMDLSLFSRDVIAMATAIALSHNMFDAAVYLGICDKIVPGLLIGALTFGHLPGVFIPAGPMPSGLPNDEKARVRQLFMEGKVGRPELLEAESKSYHSPGTCTFYGTANSNQMLMEIMGLHLPGASFVNPGTPLRDALTREAAKRVLALSAEGNDYTPVGHIIDEKAIVNGLVGLHATGGSTNHTLHLIAIANAAGLQVTWDDMSDLSDAVPLLARVYPNGIADVNHFHAAGGMGFLIRELLSGGFLHNDVKTVYGKGLESYAVEAKYIDEKLSFEPAPAESGLPKVLAPVSAPFAKSGGLKLLKGNLGKSVIKISAVKPEHRLVEAPARVFHSQAGLQEAFKAGELTGDVIAVVRFSGPKAIGMPELHKLTPALGILQDRGLKVALITDGRMSGASGKVPAAIHMTPEAMDGGPISKIRDGDIIRLDAEAGTIDFVGNEREFLSRTPATEDLRPEHEGMGRELFAGFRSLVGPADRGASVFG; encoded by the coding sequence ATGTCTGTTCACAAGACCATTCAGGCGGTGACCGACCGGATTGCGGCCCGCAGCGAGTTGACGCGCCGAGCCTATCTCGACCGTATTGACCATCAAAAATCCCAGGGCGTGCATCGCGGCACGTTGAGTTGCGGCAATCTCGCCCATGGCTTTGCTGCTTGTGCACCCGCTGACAAGGCGCAGCTTGCCGGCAACAAGGCGCTCAATCTGGGCATTGTCACCTCCTATAATGATATGCTGTCTGCTCACCAGCCCTATGCAACCTACCCTGATCTGATCAAGGCTGCGGTGCGCGAAATCGGTTCCACGGCACAAGTCGCCGGCGGCGTGCCCGCCATGTGCGATGGCGTGACCCAGGGGCAGCCAGGCATGGACCTGTCGCTGTTCTCGCGCGACGTGATCGCCATGGCCACTGCCATTGCCCTTAGCCACAACATGTTTGATGCTGCCGTTTATCTCGGCATTTGCGACAAGATCGTGCCGGGCCTGTTGATCGGTGCCTTGACCTTTGGTCATCTTCCCGGCGTTTTCATTCCCGCCGGGCCCATGCCCTCGGGCCTGCCTAATGATGAAAAGGCCCGTGTGCGCCAGTTGTTCATGGAAGGCAAGGTTGGGCGTCCGGAACTGCTAGAGGCAGAGAGCAAATCCTATCATTCGCCCGGCACCTGCACTTTTTATGGCACAGCCAATTCCAATCAGATGCTGATGGAAATCATGGGGCTGCATCTGCCCGGTGCCAGCTTCGTCAATCCCGGCACCCCGTTGCGCGATGCGCTGACGCGGGAGGCAGCCAAGCGCGTTCTCGCGTTGAGCGCTGAGGGGAATGATTATACCCCTGTGGGCCATATCATCGATGAAAAGGCGATTGTGAACGGCCTTGTCGGCCTGCACGCAACCGGTGGTTCCACCAATCACACCCTGCATCTGATCGCCATTGCCAATGCAGCCGGGTTGCAGGTGACCTGGGATGACATGTCCGATCTGTCCGATGCGGTGCCGCTTCTGGCGCGCGTCTACCCCAACGGTATTGCCGATGTGAACCATTTCCACGCCGCTGGCGGCATGGGTTTTCTGATCCGCGAACTGCTCTCCGGCGGCTTCCTGCATAACGACGTCAAAACCGTCTATGGCAAGGGGCTGGAATCCTATGCGGTCGAAGCCAAATATATTGACGAGAAACTGAGCTTTGAACCGGCGCCCGCAGAATCAGGATTGCCCAAAGTGCTGGCACCTGTCTCGGCACCTTTTGCCAAGAGCGGCGGGCTGAAATTGCTCAAAGGCAATCTTGGCAAATCGGTGATCAAGATTTCGGCGGTCAAGCCAGAACACCGTCTGGTTGAGGCGCCGGCACGCGTGTTCCATTCGCAGGCCGGTTTGCAGGAAGCCTTCAAGGCAGGCGAATTGACCGGAGATGTGATCGCTGTGGTCCGCTTTTCAGGCCCCAAGGCTATCGGCATGCCCGAATTGCATAAACTGACCCCGGCGCTCGGTATCCTGCAGGATCGCGGGCTCAAGGTTGCGCTGATCACCGATGGGCGGATGTCCGGGGCTTCGGGCAAGGTGCCTGCGGCCATTCACATGACCCCCGAGGCGATGGATGGGGGCCCGATCTCCAAGATCCGTGATGGCGACATCATCCGGCTCGACGCCGAAGCGGGGACCATCGACTTTGTCGGCAATGAGCGTGAATTCCTCTCACGGACCCCCGCAACAGAGGACTTGCGGCCCGAGCACGAGGGCATGGGACGCGAATTGTTTGCCGGCTTCCGGTCTCTGGTCGGCCCGGCCGATCGCGGCGCGAGCGTCTTTGGCTGA
- the zwf gene encoding glucose-6-phosphate dehydrogenase translates to MSSSRIIPVPAFDYVVFGATGDLTRRKLIPALYYRFKDGQFDEQSRIIGVSRTAWDDKKFKDVARQAVGEFVEKSFQDKETIDRFISCFSYVTNDVTDKEGWAELRDSLREDENIVRAFYLAVAPNIFEPICTYLARRKYWRESARVVVEKPLGHDLESSMEINDAIAKVFSEDQVYRIDHYLGKETVQNLLALRFANKMFEPIWNSAHIDHVQISVAESVGAGTRGYYDESGALRDMVQNHILQLLCLVAMEPPASDDANALRDEKLKVLRSLKPITGESVGRATVRGQYRGVSSETTSVAGYQDELPDDKKGSRTETFVALKAEIENWRWAGVPFYIRTGKRLATRVSEIVIQFREIPHSIFDRAEGAPKANKLVIRLQPDEGVKLFMMIKDPGPGGMRLREVHLNLSFAETFADRTPEAYERLLLDVIRGNQTLFMRRDELEAAWRWVDPIREAWDAASEPPQPYTAGTWGPTGSVALIERDGRTWHEESDF, encoded by the coding sequence ATGTCCAGCTCCCGTATTATTCCGGTCCCGGCCTTTGATTATGTAGTGTTCGGCGCCACCGGTGATCTCACGCGACGCAAGCTGATCCCGGCGCTCTATTATCGCTTCAAGGACGGGCAGTTCGACGAACAGTCACGGATCATCGGTGTGTCGCGCACTGCCTGGGATGACAAGAAATTCAAGGATGTCGCCCGGCAGGCTGTTGGTGAATTTGTCGAAAAGTCGTTTCAGGACAAGGAAACCATCGACCGGTTCATTTCCTGCTTTTCCTATGTCACCAATGATGTGACCGACAAGGAAGGCTGGGCCGAGTTGCGCGACTCGTTGCGCGAGGATGAAAATATCGTGCGCGCCTTCTACCTCGCCGTCGCCCCCAACATATTCGAGCCGATCTGCACCTATCTTGCCCGCCGCAAATACTGGCGCGAAAGCGCCCGCGTGGTTGTCGAAAAACCGCTTGGTCACGATCTTGAATCCTCGATGGAAATCAACGACGCGATCGCCAAGGTTTTTTCCGAAGATCAGGTCTACCGGATCGACCACTACCTCGGCAAAGAAACCGTGCAGAACCTGCTGGCCTTGCGTTTCGCCAACAAGATGTTTGAGCCGATCTGGAACTCGGCGCATATCGACCATGTGCAGATTTCTGTCGCTGAATCGGTCGGTGCCGGCACCCGCGGCTATTATGACGAAAGCGGCGCGCTGCGCGACATGGTGCAAAACCATATCCTGCAATTGCTTTGCCTCGTGGCGATGGAGCCGCCGGCATCCGATGACGCCAATGCCCTGCGCGACGAAAAACTCAAGGTATTGCGTTCCCTCAAACCGATCACCGGCGAAAGCGTTGGCCGGGCCACAGTGCGCGGGCAGTATCGCGGCGTGAGTTCAGAAACTACATCGGTCGCGGGCTATCAGGATGAGTTGCCGGATGACAAAAAGGGCTCACGTACCGAGACTTTCGTCGCCCTCAAGGCCGAAATCGAAAACTGGCGTTGGGCCGGTGTGCCGTTCTACATTCGTACCGGCAAGCGGCTGGCCACCCGGGTATCAGAAATCGTCATCCAGTTCCGCGAAATCCCCCATTCGATCTTTGATCGGGCGGAAGGCGCGCCCAAGGCCAACAAACTGGTGATCCGCTTGCAGCCTGATGAAGGCGTCAAACTGTTCATGATGATCAAGGATCCGGGGCCCGGCGGCATGCGCCTGCGCGAAGTGCACCTCAATCTCTCCTTTGCCGAGACATTTGCTGACCGCACCCCGGAAGCCTATGAGCGCCTGTTGCTCGATGTTATTCGCGGCAATCAGACCCTGTTCATGCGCCGGGACGAACTGGAAGCCGCCTGGAGATGGGTCGACCCGATCCGTGAGGCCTGGGACGCTGCTTCCGAGCCGCCGCAACCCTATACGGCGGGCACATGGGGCCCCACCGGTTCAGTGGCGCTGATCGAACGTGATGGCCGGACCTGGCATGAAGAAAGCGACTTTTGA